One stretch of Muribaculum intestinale DNA includes these proteins:
- a CDS encoding BACON domain-containing protein codes for MKCNILFAMMLISGGLYACSSDDIRDANAIGEITADITDISVPSDGGTYIINLGVKGKGNTWKSIVPSDPWMTMTPTGGYHKSGHYRLSVEVSPNSGKDNRQGEICIYTTSSHLKINVQQSATTRDGCCGLSDKEVFFSATECRYHDITVSPYEDIDMTTSDAEWLQIAGVPEGGMTASKEFTISITPDGPYPTGRSALISFVGKESGQTSIIEVKHAGHDCQPAFPSRWYYTNSEAASCGWLISGAAEANYDTGSQRSFVSAVGVNNLKLNRSISTAYKNSIAVSGLYTGDYLLFSIPSGKLEAGTSVDFMLTISSANNSAPKYWICEIYDGGQWRCPDQSTLSTNDDGVKYSFYTKHFSSYQHTSFTQSFTLDNTLIDGMVRVRCRVVGERNGLDAKLSPTNSGEIYLPSHEFHFCTATAYPGIARKDIKKVAILGNSFTHYFASAFLLKEIARSQGHQLDIRINAKGSQYLSNHMELELSRDITDRSGYDYIILQEQSTRYSDYANNPQETTLSDCKALTARFRNGSPTSKIILENTWAFPKSNWNNFGSSSEFEKHLLNGTLAIAKADNNVDWVSPIGVAFDKAVAAGMSDLFYTDSKHPNRNGAYLKSCVNYLVIFGEKFDKNVSDGGCDPTVAARLRAFAEETVLGNESDYMITR; via the coding sequence ATGAAGTGCAACATTCTATTCGCCATGATGCTCATATCGGGCGGCTTATACGCATGCTCGTCCGACGACATACGGGATGCAAATGCCATCGGTGAAATCACAGCCGATATTACCGACATATCAGTACCGTCCGACGGTGGCACATACATAATAAATTTAGGAGTAAAAGGCAAAGGAAACACCTGGAAATCCATAGTACCATCCGACCCGTGGATGACTATGACGCCAACCGGCGGATACCACAAGAGCGGACATTACCGCCTGTCGGTGGAGGTCTCACCCAATTCCGGCAAAGACAATCGACAAGGTGAGATATGCATATATACCACATCCTCCCATCTTAAGATAAACGTACAACAGTCGGCAACTACGCGCGACGGATGCTGCGGGCTATCGGATAAAGAAGTCTTCTTCTCCGCTACTGAATGTCGCTACCATGACATAACCGTATCACCTTATGAAGATATCGACATGACAACCTCAGACGCCGAATGGCTACAGATAGCCGGAGTGCCTGAGGGAGGCATGACGGCCAGCAAGGAATTCACAATATCGATAACTCCCGACGGACCATACCCAACCGGCCGCTCGGCATTAATCTCGTTTGTCGGCAAAGAGTCGGGACAGACATCCATAATCGAAGTAAAACACGCCGGTCATGACTGTCAACCGGCATTCCCTTCGCGATGGTATTACACCAACAGTGAAGCCGCATCCTGCGGATGGTTAATCTCCGGTGCAGCCGAAGCCAATTACGACACCGGCTCACAACGGTCTTTTGTATCGGCGGTAGGTGTCAACAATCTAAAGTTAAACCGTTCAATCTCCACCGCATACAAAAACTCCATTGCAGTGTCGGGACTTTATACCGGCGATTACCTGCTGTTCTCCATACCATCAGGCAAACTTGAGGCAGGCACATCGGTCGATTTCATGCTTACAATATCGTCAGCCAACAACAGTGCCCCCAAATATTGGATCTGCGAGATTTATGATGGAGGCCAATGGAGATGCCCGGATCAAAGCACATTGTCGACAAATGACGACGGCGTAAAATATTCATTTTACACAAAACATTTCAGTTCATATCAACACACATCATTCACACAGAGTTTCACACTCGACAATACGTTAATCGACGGCATGGTAAGAGTACGTTGCCGAGTAGTAGGCGAACGCAACGGACTCGACGCAAAATTGTCACCAACCAACAGCGGTGAAATCTATCTGCCCTCCCATGAGTTCCATTTCTGCACAGCAACAGCCTATCCGGGTATTGCCCGAAAGGATATAAAAAAAGTGGCTATACTCGGCAACTCATTCACCCATTACTTTGCCTCGGCATTCCTGCTCAAAGAGATTGCCCGTTCGCAGGGACACCAGCTCGACATCAGGATTAACGCGAAAGGATCACAATACCTAAGCAACCATATGGAATTAGAACTCTCGCGCGACATAACTGACCGCAGCGGCTACGACTACATAATCCTTCAGGAACAGTCGACTCGCTATTCCGACTATGCCAATAATCCGCAGGAAACTACACTGTCCGACTGCAAGGCTCTCACAGCCAGATTCCGCAACGGCTCGCCGACATCGAAAATCATCCTTGAAAACACATGGGCTTTCCCTAAAAGCAACTGGAATAACTTCGGTTCATCGTCGGAATTTGAAAAGCACCTGCTCAACGGCACTCTGGCTATAGCGAAAGCCGATAATAATGTCGACTGGGTATCTCCCATAGGTGTCGCATTCGACAAGGCCGTCGCCGCAGGTATGTCCGATCTGTTCTATACCGACTCAAAACACCCCAACCGCAACGGCGCATATCTCAAATCATGTGTCAACTACCTTGTGATTTTCGGAGAAAAATTTGACAAAAATGTTTCCGACGGTGGCTGCGACCCGACAGTGGCAGCACGCCTGCGTGCATTTGCCGAAGAAACTGTACTCGGGAACGAGTCCGACTACATGATTACCCGTTAA